A DNA window from uncultured Methanoregula sp. contains the following coding sequences:
- a CDS encoding dihydroorotate dehydrogenase electron transfer subunit: MGEGLPVPVSILRIKKETPLIRTFVFDTSFAFAPGQFVMVWVPGVDEIPMALSSENSITVQNVGDATNALFNLEPGSRLGIRGPFGNGFTKGERVLAIAGGVGAAPLLPLARSDCVMTLLLGARSETELLFLDQLDECTDVIIATDDGSLGHHGFVTTLMDDLNLAAYDRLAVCGPEIMMRAVLAKVSEKGLAHKTEFSLHRYMKCGVGVCGSCCTDSSGLRVCRDGPVFSGDVLQKSEFGHYMRDASGRKKNL; this comes from the coding sequence ATGGGTGAGGGTCTGCCGGTTCCGGTCAGCATCCTCCGGATAAAGAAGGAGACGCCGCTGATCCGGACTTTTGTATTCGATACCTCCTTTGCGTTCGCCCCCGGGCAGTTCGTGATGGTCTGGGTACCGGGTGTGGACGAGATCCCCATGGCGCTCTCTTCCGAGAACAGCATCACGGTCCAGAACGTGGGCGATGCAACGAATGCCCTGTTCAATCTTGAGCCCGGGAGCAGGCTCGGTATCCGCGGCCCGTTCGGCAATGGTTTTACCAAAGGAGAGCGGGTGCTTGCCATCGCGGGAGGCGTTGGCGCCGCCCCGCTCCTGCCGCTCGCCCGGTCGGACTGCGTGATGACGCTTCTCCTTGGCGCACGGAGCGAGACCGAACTTCTCTTCCTCGATCAGCTGGACGAGTGCACCGATGTGATCATTGCAACGGATGACGGCTCGCTCGGGCACCACGGATTTGTAACTACTCTCATGGACGACCTGAACCTTGCCGCCTACGACCGGCTTGCGGTCTGCGGGCCCGAGATCATGATGCGGGCGGTTCTTGCAAAAGTCAGCGAGAAAGGCCTTGCCCATAAAACGGAATTTTCCCTTCACCGGTACATGAAGTGCGGCGTCGGGGTCTGCGGGTCGTGCTGCACGGACTCTTCCGGTCTCCGGGTCTGCAGGGACGGCCCGGTCTTCTCGGGGGATGTCCTGCAGAAGAGCGAGTTCGGGCACTACATGCGGGATGCGAGCGGCCGGAAAAAGAATCTCTGA